A portion of the Clostridium gelidum genome contains these proteins:
- a CDS encoding sigma-70 family RNA polymerase sigma factor: MEDKVRSAIDGDEESFTYLINSKKEQLYRTAFAYVKNKEDALDIIQETLYKAYISLDKLKEPKYFNTWLTKILINNAMTFMKKNSKIVYLEENELNNISCLEHNSDEKLNLFLKISDMMLKEIN, encoded by the coding sequence ATGGAAGATAAAGTAAGATCAGCTATAGATGGAGATGAAGAATCTTTTACTTATTTAATAAATAGTAAGAAAGAGCAACTTTATAGAACTGCATTTGCTTATGTGAAAAACAAAGAAGATGCACTTGATATAATCCAAGAGACTTTGTACAAGGCTTATATATCGCTAGACAAGTTAAAAGAACCTAAATATTTTAATACTTGGCTTACTAAGATACTCATTAATAATGCTATGACTTTCATGAAGAAAAATAGCAAAATAGTTTATTTAGAAGAAAATGAATTGAATAATATTAGTTGTTTAGAACATAATTCAGATGAAAAATTGAATCTATTTTTAAAGATTTCAGATATGATGTTGAAGGAAATAAATTAA
- a CDS encoding DUF5643 domain-containing protein: MAIDDNIVAITMTIQGDNIAKFVNKGIMGAPQLNGKSVDYNETDKKIDDNTMETVICGDVSEMTLEENVDVEFNIVWVGDVKGPWDFKFKTTKNGTSKYSETIDINKKISLPTGKLASEFEIEKLVMSPFGNTLNVRGTYYEKNEDMRNGILDYVVTDNEGKILNIEHSGSYSNDKKYNQEIQLNKETKVIIKSIEATQEKTKITVKVEGNYTDANIDSVVLFNGDYVDTSREEDGNGAKVEDSENNIISIELKPVDITQNYKIAIKTRNKGYAFVDVAS; the protein is encoded by the coding sequence ATGGCTATAGATGATAATATAGTAGCCATAACAATGACAATACAAGGAGATAATATTGCTAAGTTTGTTAATAAGGGTATTATGGGTGCACCACAACTAAATGGAAAGAGCGTCGATTATAATGAGACAGATAAAAAGATTGATGATAATACTATGGAGACTGTAATATGTGGAGATGTATCAGAAATGACATTAGAAGAAAATGTAGATGTGGAATTCAATATAGTTTGGGTTGGAGATGTTAAAGGACCTTGGGATTTTAAATTTAAAACTACTAAGAATGGTACTTCAAAGTATTCAGAAACTATAGACATAAATAAAAAAATTTCATTACCTACTGGTAAACTTGCTAGTGAATTTGAAATAGAAAAACTAGTTATGAGTCCATTTGGAAATACACTAAACGTTAGGGGTACTTATTATGAGAAAAATGAAGATATGCGTAATGGCATTCTTGATTATGTAGTTACTGATAATGAAGGTAAAATATTAAATATAGAGCATAGTGGAAGTTATTCTAATGATAAAAAATATAATCAAGAAATACAATTAAATAAGGAAACTAAGGTTATTATTAAATCTATTGAAGCTACACAAGAAAAAACTAAAATAACTGTAAAAGTTGAAGGGAACTATACAGATGCCAATATAGACTCAGTGGTGTTATTTAATGGAGATTATGTAGATACTAGCAGAGAAGAAGATGGAAATGGAGCTAAAGTTGAAGATTCAGAGAATAATATAATAAGCATAGAACTAAAACCTGTAGATATCACCCAAAATTATAAAATAGCAATCAAAACTAGAAATAAAGGTTATGCTTTTGTGGACGTTGCATCATAG
- a CDS encoding LTA synthase family protein, whose amino-acid sequence MSSFNYKLNEFFKNNLTKDTLIRIIFFLIPLVSIVLKGIIFQGFVTSQNPYVFNFSAGYDAADPCLNYYIAFALIFLSFSLLFKGRGRIIYTLVIDCILTLLMLIDTWYFRGFQTVPSVLALTQTANLDSMSGSILSMTSNLDLIFLFDFIILAIYVCITRKSFTKKHRRAVKTFICTFVLSIVFIIYVPFSITVFNNKEVPNAYFFSNYDKSNTAKYFSPIGYHIMDCYTTYRDSKPYKLTDTDKSDINELFEVKKENLPNNEYFAMSKGKNLIYIQVESLENFVIGQKINGTEITPNLNKLVQSSLYFPNTFEQVNEGTSSDCDLMVNTSMLPLRSGSTFFRYPNDSYNSLPNILEDEGYSTIAIHPDKGSFWNYKNGLTGIGFDKFNDFYSFNVDERIGLGISDKRYFEQVIPMLKEQKQPFYSETITLTSHGPFDIPKEYRELGLDSELDESKLGGYFESIHYTDKQIGYFLDMLEKEGLLENSIIAIMGDHTGVHKYYDDSINQLSHKEDWFLNTGNPIVPFIIFDPSYKEGKTFDKLYNGEIDVMPTLLYLLGVDKEKYENTALGRNLLNTNKSFAVITNGTLKGGETLTDKEKEVYKKSLDTSDKMIRANYTHR is encoded by the coding sequence ATGAGTTCTTTTAACTATAAACTTAATGAATTTTTTAAAAATAATTTAACAAAAGACACACTAATAAGAATAATTTTCTTCCTAATCCCTTTAGTATCTATAGTGTTGAAGGGAATTATATTTCAAGGTTTTGTTACAAGTCAAAACCCTTATGTTTTTAATTTTTCTGCCGGTTATGATGCCGCCGACCCTTGTTTAAATTATTATATAGCTTTTGCTTTAATATTTTTAAGCTTTTCGCTTTTATTTAAAGGAAGAGGCAGAATAATATATACTTTAGTAATTGATTGTATTTTAACACTATTAATGCTAATTGATACATGGTATTTTAGAGGCTTTCAAACTGTTCCATCTGTATTAGCATTAACTCAAACTGCTAATTTAGATAGTATGTCTGGTAGCATATTATCAATGACAAGCAACTTAGATTTAATATTCTTGTTTGATTTTATAATACTAGCTATATATGTATGCATAACTAGAAAATCTTTTACAAAAAAACATAGACGAGCTGTTAAAACTTTTATATGTACGTTTGTTCTATCAATAGTATTTATAATTTATGTTCCTTTTAGTATAACTGTTTTTAATAATAAAGAAGTTCCTAATGCTTATTTCTTTAGCAATTATGACAAATCAAATACTGCTAAATATTTTTCGCCTATTGGATATCATATAATGGATTGTTATACGACATACCGTGATTCTAAGCCATATAAATTAACTGATACAGATAAATCTGATATTAATGAATTATTTGAAGTAAAAAAAGAGAACTTACCTAACAATGAATATTTTGCTATGTCAAAGGGAAAAAATCTAATTTACATACAAGTTGAATCCTTGGAGAATTTTGTTATTGGACAAAAAATTAACGGCACCGAAATTACTCCTAACTTAAATAAATTAGTACAATCTTCATTATACTTCCCCAATACCTTTGAGCAAGTTAATGAAGGGACAAGCTCTGATTGTGACTTAATGGTTAATACTTCTATGCTACCATTAAGAAGTGGAAGTACCTTCTTTAGATATCCAAATGATTCTTATAATTCCTTGCCAAACATATTGGAAGATGAAGGTTATAGTACTATTGCAATTCATCCTGATAAAGGTTCATTTTGGAACTATAAAAATGGTTTAACTGGAATTGGTTTTGATAAGTTTAATGATTTTTATTCATTTAATGTAGATGAAAGAATAGGACTTGGTATCAGTGACAAGAGATACTTTGAACAAGTTATTCCTATGTTAAAAGAGCAAAAACAACCATTTTATTCTGAAACTATAACATTAACTAGCCATGGTCCTTTTGATATTCCCAAGGAATATAGAGAACTTGGACTTGATTCTGAATTAGATGAAAGTAAACTTGGAGGATACTTTGAAAGTATTCACTATACTGATAAACAAATAGGATATTTTCTTGATATGTTAGAAAAAGAAGGATTACTTGAAAATAGTATTATAGCTATAATGGGTGATCATACTGGAGTTCATAAATATTATGATGATAGTATTAATCAATTATCCCATAAGGAAGATTGGTTCTTAAATACTGGAAATCCTATTGTTCCATTCATTATTTTTGATCCATCTTATAAAGAAGGAAAAACATTTGACAAATTATATAATGGAGAAATTGATGTAATGCCAACACTGCTTTATTTACTTGGTGTAGATAAAGAAAAATATGAAAATACTGCTTTAGGTAGAAATTTATTAAATACAAATAAATCCTTTGCTGTAATAACTAACGGAACCCTTAAAGGTGGAGAAACTCTTACAGATAAAGAAAAAGAAGTTTATAAAAAATCATTAGATACTTCAGATAAAATGATACGTGCAAATTATACCCATAGATAA
- the yedF gene encoding sulfurtransferase-like selenium metabolism protein YedF: MKEIDCRGFSYLRIIREIKKYFNSIGEGEAIIIVSSELGRSNVIRYATHKGYRLDQDEEENSFSIKVEKRGCLEVIEEEYIFSILVACDKIGGGDETLGEILISEYFEALNECEKLPKEILFISSGVKLLHKDSNCLEHIRMLYQKGVAILINDTSLDYYNLRENITFGEISNMYDMVITMKKSEKLVKL, from the coding sequence ATGAAAGAAATAGATTGTAGAGGATTCTCTTATTTAAGAATTATAAGAGAAATAAAAAAATATTTTAATTCAATTGGTGAAGGTGAAGCGATTATAATAGTAAGTAGTGAACTTGGACGATCTAATGTTATAAGATATGCAACTCACAAGGGGTACCGATTAGATCAAGATGAGGAAGAAAACAGTTTTAGCATAAAAGTAGAAAAAAGAGGATGTTTAGAAGTTATAGAAGAGGAATACATATTTTCAATTTTAGTAGCATGTGACAAAATTGGAGGCGGAGATGAGACTCTTGGAGAAATTTTAATTAGTGAATATTTTGAAGCATTGAATGAATGCGAAAAGCTTCCTAAAGAGATTTTATTTATAAGTTCAGGGGTTAAATTATTACATAAAGATTCTAATTGTTTAGAACATATAAGGATGCTATATCAAAAAGGTGTAGCAATTTTAATAAATGACACATCTTTAGATTACTATAATTTAAGAGAAAATATTACTTTTGGAGAAATATCAAATATGTATGATATGGTTATTACTATGAAAAAATCTGAAAAGTTAGTAAAATTATAA
- a CDS encoding NAD(P)/FAD-dependent oxidoreductase: protein MQRYDLIIIGAGISGMTAAMGAVKAGIKKILIIEREPNVGGIINQCIHNGFGEKFFGHEVTGPEYIDFIERELEKLSIEIILNTTVLDVTRGKVVTYVNSKEGVKDVTSCAIIFAMGAKEQYLGNIVIPTNGLTGIFTVGEAHRIINLDGYLPGRKTIIIAKDKWGFIVARRLIIEGGNVEGVVIEKTFNEMNDDEINNIIDGFDIPIIENSRVIEIEGETRIKKVEIMNLNSKVIEKKKCDSLLLSVGFVPENSIIKNLGININSEILGPEVVDFETSVEGFFACGNIIYGEKALHMKETDGIECGTKAAEYIHR, encoded by the coding sequence ATGCAAAGGTATGATTTAATTATCATTGGAGCTGGAATATCTGGAATGACGGCAGCAATGGGTGCTGTAAAGGCAGGGATAAAAAAAATACTTATTATTGAAAGGGAACCTAATGTTGGAGGAATAATTAATCAATGCATTCATAATGGATTTGGAGAAAAGTTTTTTGGGCACGAAGTAACAGGACCAGAATATATTGATTTTATAGAAAGAGAATTGGAGAAGTTATCTATAGAAATTATTCTAAATACAACTGTATTGGATGTTACTAGAGGAAAGGTAGTTACCTATGTAAATTCTAAAGAAGGTGTTAAGGATGTGACATCTTGTGCAATAATATTTGCTATGGGTGCAAAAGAACAATATTTAGGTAATATTGTTATTCCAACAAATGGACTTACAGGAATATTCACAGTTGGAGAAGCTCATAGAATAATAAATTTAGATGGATATTTGCCAGGAAGAAAAACCATAATTATAGCTAAGGATAAATGGGGATTTATAGTTGCTAGAAGATTAATAATAGAAGGTGGAAATGTAGAAGGTGTAGTAATAGAAAAAACCTTTAATGAAATGAATGACGATGAGATAAATAATATTATTGATGGTTTTGATATACCTATAATTGAAAATTCTAGAGTAATAGAAATTGAAGGTGAAACTAGAATTAAAAAAGTTGAGATTATGAATCTGAATAGTAAGGTAATAGAAAAAAAGAAATGTGATTCTTTATTATTATCAGTTGGTTTCGTGCCTGAAAATTCTATTATTAAAAATTTGGGAATTAATATTAATAGTGAAATATTAGGTCCTGAAGTAGTAGATTTTGAAACATCAGTAGAGGGATTTTTTGCATGTGGGAATATTATATATGGTGAAAAAGCACTACATATGAAAGAAACAGATGGTATTGAATGTGGGACAAAAGCCGCTGAATATATACACCGCTGA
- a CDS encoding GDSL-type esterase/lipase family protein, translating to MNNNFDIIFLGDSLTFGYGVPKQNSWVYKLTQKLSFSSLNKACNGDTTTSMLSRYDNDVLIHYPHKIFIMGGTNDLLLGRSVTSIIDNLEIMIKDGMNINSEIIIGVPPVIVGQMANRLFSPSHLYSYTESELLKLKYELIKLCNNYKIQFINFYDLTLDKNNIYLDGIHLTSLGHELLYKEALHYF from the coding sequence ATGAATAATAATTTTGATATTATTTTTTTGGGAGATAGTTTGACGTTTGGATATGGAGTACCTAAACAAAATTCTTGGGTATATAAACTAACACAAAAGCTTTCTTTTTCATCATTGAATAAAGCATGTAATGGAGATACGACCACGTCCATGCTTTCTCGCTATGATAATGATGTCTTAATTCATTATCCACATAAAATTTTCATAATGGGTGGTACTAATGACCTTCTTCTTGGAAGATCAGTTACTTCAATAATTGATAATTTAGAAATAATGATTAAAGATGGTATGAATATTAATTCAGAAATAATTATAGGAGTACCACCTGTAATTGTTGGACAAATGGCGAATAGACTCTTTTCACCTTCTCACCTATATTCTTACACTGAAAGTGAACTCTTAAAATTAAAATATGAACTTATTAAATTATGTAATAACTATAAAATACAATTTATTAATTTCTATGACTTAACCTTAGATAAAAATAATATTTACTTAGATGGAATTCATTTAACATCTTTAGGTCATGAACTTTTATACAAAGAAGCCCTCCACTATTTTTAA
- a CDS encoding RusA family crossover junction endodeoxyribonuclease — MSNYAKVVIKGSPITKSNFKLHNMNGRAILPDSSGKYHDRYALYEQEIALIARSQNPDIIFSESLIALLKVYYKSEKRHPDTINITKSIFDGIEKSGLIVNDAQITKIFTEEYYDKENPRFELELFSESEYNFNYTVTKKAIPTQPKSYSPQKKTLLNNLSTNHSLVDNLKNKINAKPIDTCLREIDKASKCTVNNKAKLCNICSKLIISDDYIKADSGKTLICKKCFNKLF, encoded by the coding sequence ATGTCTAATTATGCTAAGGTAGTAATTAAGGGATCACCTATTACTAAATCAAATTTTAAATTACACAATATGAACGGACGTGCCATTTTACCAGATAGCTCTGGTAAATATCATGATAGATACGCATTATATGAACAAGAAATTGCACTAATTGCAAGAAGTCAAAATCCAGATATTATTTTTTCTGAAAGCTTAATCGCTTTATTAAAAGTTTATTATAAAAGTGAAAAACGTCATCCTGATACAATTAATATTACAAAAAGTATATTTGATGGTATTGAGAAAAGTGGACTTATAGTAAATGATGCTCAAATAACCAAAATTTTCACCGAAGAATATTACGATAAAGAAAATCCTAGATTTGAATTGGAACTTTTTTCTGAAAGTGAATATAATTTTAATTATACAGTCACAAAAAAAGCTATTCCCACACAGCCGAAATCATATTCCCCACAAAAAAAGACTTTATTGAATAATCTATCTACTAATCATTCTTTAGTTGATAACTTAAAAAATAAAATAAATGCTAAGCCCATTGATACGTGTTTAAGAGAAATTGATAAAGCTTCTAAATGTACTGTAAATAATAAAGCTAAACTGTGCAATATATGTAGCAAACTTATTATTTCAGATGATTATATAAAAGCTGATAGTGGAAAGACTCTCATATGTAAGAAATGTTTTAATAAATTATTTTAG
- the tsaD gene encoding tRNA (adenosine(37)-N6)-threonylcarbamoyltransferase complex transferase subunit TsaD has product MSKKIILAIESSCDETAAAVVVDGREVLSNVIASQIETHKKFGGVVPEVASRMHIEVVDSVVKAALSEAEVSLDDIDAIGVTYGPGLVGALLVGLQYAKGLSLGSKKPLIGVNHIQGHISANFIQHKDLKPPFVSLVVSGGHTFIVHVKGYRDFEIIAQTRDDAVGEAYDKVARALGLGYPGGPKIDKLAKEGNENAIDFPRAKFQEDTLDFSFSGVKSAVLNYLNKAQMKDIEINKADIAASFQKAVIDALKTNLFLTCERRGIKKVAVAGGVASNSCLRETLLKEGAKRGIEILFPSPILCTDNAAMIGSAAYFNYQERIISDLDINAKPNLKLGEA; this is encoded by the coding sequence ATGAGTAAAAAGATAATTTTAGCAATAGAATCCAGTTGTGATGAAACTGCAGCTGCAGTTGTGGTAGATGGTAGAGAAGTTTTATCAAATGTAATTGCATCACAAATAGAAACCCATAAAAAATTTGGTGGTGTAGTACCTGAGGTTGCATCAAGAATGCATATTGAAGTAGTAGATAGTGTAGTAAAAGCTGCACTTTCCGAAGCGGAAGTTTCTTTAGATGATATTGATGCAATAGGTGTTACATATGGACCAGGACTTGTTGGAGCACTTTTAGTTGGACTTCAATATGCAAAGGGCCTTTCATTAGGTTCGAAAAAACCATTAATTGGAGTTAATCATATACAAGGACATATTAGTGCAAATTTTATACAGCATAAAGATTTAAAGCCACCATTTGTATCCTTAGTAGTTTCTGGTGGTCATACATTTATAGTGCATGTAAAAGGATATAGAGACTTTGAAATTATTGCTCAAACAAGGGATGATGCAGTAGGAGAAGCTTATGATAAAGTAGCAAGAGCACTCGGACTTGGATATCCAGGTGGTCCTAAAATTGATAAATTAGCTAAAGAAGGAAATGAAAATGCAATAGATTTTCCAAGAGCTAAATTTCAAGAGGATACCTTAGATTTTTCATTTAGTGGAGTCAAATCTGCTGTATTAAATTATTTGAATAAAGCGCAAATGAAAGATATAGAGATAAATAAAGCTGATATTGCAGCATCATTTCAGAAAGCAGTTATTGATGCATTAAAAACTAACTTATTTTTAACTTGCGAGAGAAGAGGAATTAAAAAGGTTGCAGTAGCAGGTGGAGTTGCATCTAATTCGTGTTTAAGAGAAACTCTTTTAAAAGAGGGAGCAAAAAGGGGAATTGAAATTTTATTCCCATCGCCTATATTATGCACTGATAATGCAGCAATGATAGGAAGTGCAGCTTATTTTAATTATCAAGAAAGGATAATATCTGATTTGGATATAAATGCAAAGCCTAATTTGAAATTAGGGGAGGCGTAG
- a CDS encoding alpha/beta fold hydrolase, translated as MKLLSHSNGIHKVDKDKVSKRRVLKKCIIFIVGLLIFGFAIQMITNVFDNERLKSRFKYIRIDGNKMEYKFKKSGDYTVVLDGATGTNIYEWDTVCRELEQTKISTFTYNRRGYGFNDGGETRTPEEQAKDLKALLKKAGAPEPYILVGEEYGSLVTTNFVSLYPDSVAGVVLVNPISEEEIKTNEFKESIKSEYYRSEFEKIGTNFSLTSLLSKMGLTMENNIFKEHLTESELAEFNSFKNNKKYKEAVSNELGNLYKGVSNSQIDGLLSNKPLYLITDNEEDPIKKIGNVAVTTVYKEEIEGSPFSLLDSNTIVNGVNSVLKDAKKTAKKS; from the coding sequence ATGAAGTTATTATCACACTCTAATGGGATACACAAGGTTGATAAAGATAAAGTTAGTAAGAGAAGAGTTTTAAAAAAGTGTATTATTTTCATTGTAGGACTACTGATTTTTGGATTTGCAATACAAATGATAACTAATGTTTTTGATAATGAAAGACTAAAATCAAGATTTAAGTATATTAGAATAGATGGAAATAAGATGGAATATAAGTTCAAGAAAAGTGGAGATTACACTGTAGTGCTTGATGGGGCAACTGGAACAAATATTTATGAGTGGGATACGGTTTGCAGAGAATTAGAACAGACAAAGATATCAACATTTACATATAATAGAAGAGGGTATGGGTTTAATGATGGTGGAGAAACTAGAACACCAGAAGAGCAAGCAAAAGATTTGAAAGCTCTGCTTAAAAAAGCTGGAGCACCAGAACCATATATTTTAGTTGGAGAAGAATATGGTAGCTTAGTTACGACTAACTTTGTTAGCTTATATCCAGATTCAGTTGCGGGAGTTGTGTTAGTTAATCCTATATCAGAAGAAGAAATTAAAACTAATGAATTCAAGGAAAGTATTAAATCTGAATATTATAGAAGTGAATTCGAAAAAATAGGTACTAATTTTAGCTTAACATCATTATTGAGTAAGATGGGATTAACTATGGAAAATAATATTTTTAAAGAGCATTTAACGGAAAGTGAATTAGCTGAATTTAATAGTTTTAAAAACAATAAGAAATATAAGGAAGCTGTTTCAAATGAATTGGGAAATTTATATAAAGGTGTATCCAATAGTCAAATAGATGGCTTATTATCTAATAAACCATTATATTTAATAACTGATAATGAAGAAGACCCTATAAAAAAAATAGGGAATGTAGCAGTTACAACAGTATATAAAGAAGAAATAGAGGGTTCACCATTTTCATTATTAGATTCAAATACAATTGTTAATGGAGTAAATAGCGTTCTAAAGGATGCAAAAAAAACAGCTAAAAAGTCATAA
- a CDS encoding S1C family serine protease, with translation MNNNENNGKFIDVESMPADQGTQVAWENCFQNNNNGENKKGRGIRLLGKIAGMLLITIIGGVFGSGITYSLIKSNNSVNTKPIVSTIPQSFTASTSDAMSAADAFNKVAPAVVIVSTKGTETNGFSSGEVEGMGSGFIINEEGYILTNYHVISTAKEITVTLSDKTEVSATVVNYDSEKDIAMLKLKEGTKVPAIAELGDSDEVYPGAEVIAIGTPLSKNFAQTLTKGVISGSNRTIEGQNGANVNLIQTDAAINPGNSGGPLVNAKGQVIGINSMKLGTQVLGETTIEGIGFAIPINEVKNKIDALSKPILNLGIQIRVIDSTMAKKNNLAEGIYIIAVDEFSPAEKAGLKMGDIIVKTDGKSAKTLEELKAIKEGKKAGDTMNVEVVRNNKNVSVSVVLEEKTN, from the coding sequence ATGAATAATAATGAGAATAATGGAAAATTTATTGATGTAGAATCAATGCCAGCAGATCAAGGAACTCAAGTTGCTTGGGAAAATTGTTTTCAAAATAATAATAATGGAGAAAATAAAAAAGGAAGAGGCATACGTTTATTAGGTAAGATTGCAGGAATGTTACTTATTACAATTATAGGTGGAGTATTTGGAAGTGGGATTACTTATTCACTAATTAAATCTAATAATAGTGTTAATACAAAACCAATAGTAAGTACCATTCCACAATCATTTACAGCAAGTACATCTGATGCAATGTCAGCAGCAGATGCATTTAATAAGGTAGCACCAGCAGTTGTTATTGTTTCTACTAAAGGCACAGAAACGAACGGATTTTCATCTGGAGAAGTAGAGGGAATGGGCTCAGGATTTATTATAAATGAAGAAGGATATATATTAACTAATTATCATGTAATTTCAACTGCTAAGGAAATTACAGTTACTTTAAGTGATAAAACTGAAGTTAGTGCAACTGTAGTTAACTACGATTCAGAAAAAGATATTGCAATGCTTAAGCTAAAAGAAGGAACTAAAGTCCCAGCAATTGCAGAACTTGGAGATTCTGACGAAGTTTATCCAGGTGCAGAAGTTATAGCAATTGGAACACCTCTTTCAAAGAACTTTGCTCAAACACTTACAAAAGGAGTTATAAGTGGTAGCAATAGAACTATAGAAGGGCAAAATGGAGCAAATGTTAATTTAATTCAAACAGATGCAGCTATTAATCCAGGGAATAGTGGAGGTCCATTAGTTAATGCTAAAGGGCAAGTTATAGGAATAAATTCTATGAAGTTAGGAACTCAAGTATTAGGAGAAACTACTATTGAAGGTATAGGTTTTGCAATTCCGATAAATGAAGTAAAAAATAAAATAGATGCTCTATCAAAACCTATTTTAAATTTAGGAATTCAAATAAGGGTAATTGATAGTACTATGGCTAAGAAAAATAATTTAGCAGAGGGAATATATATAATAGCAGTTGATGAATTCTCACCAGCAGAAAAGGCTGGACTTAAGATGGGAGATATAATTGTTAAAACTGATGGAAAGTCAGCTAAGACTCTTGAAGAACTTAAGGCTATAAAAGAAGGCAAAAAAGCTGGTGATACTATGAATGTAGAAGTAGTAAGAAATAACAAAAATGTTAGTGTATCGGTTGTATTAGAAGAAAAAACAAATTAA
- a CDS encoding PTS lactose/cellobiose transporter subunit IIA: protein MEEIILNIIMHSGEARSCSMEAIAIAKTGNFEKAKELIIKSDEELGYAHSSQTSLIQGEAANDKIEFSLLLVHAQDHLMTTMTFKDLAVELIEVHEKISSIQ, encoded by the coding sequence ATGGAAGAAATAATATTAAATATAATAATGCATAGTGGAGAAGCAAGAAGCTGCTCAATGGAAGCAATTGCTATAGCTAAAACAGGAAATTTCGAGAAAGCAAAAGAATTAATAATAAAGTCTGATGAGGAATTAGGATATGCACATAGTTCTCAAACAAGTTTAATTCAAGGTGAAGCTGCGAATGATAAAATAGAATTTTCATTGCTTTTGGTACATGCTCAAGATCATTTAATGACAACAATGACGTTTAAAGATTTAGCGGTGGAATTAATAGAAGTACATGAAAAAATAAGTTCTATTCAATAG